Proteins from one Chlorogloeopsis sp. ULAP01 genomic window:
- a CDS encoding DUF3685 domain-containing protein, protein MSDRPLKLLLVDQDPIFRLGLRVALEEFPHLQVVSEAETDTAVLQTLAALASQDPSSVDIVILELGNSRSIQSQQLGLQLCQQLKTQYPNLPILLLSFLQDRGLLMAAKATGVDGYCPKGTPLSELVTAIQQVATGYSYWYESEQRDAKTQRRGDTENVSGFAFTQRLTKLLENLRSSGIAQIDANLAAVTANLQTPGLTVLERAVLAGQRRELLTSRWLVNHLLTTPDRAQISEQKQSRLFEELPSPTNISTNTAIAPSDLTQAQNAPSLLSPRALQATLFASCINKLQYPLQNVTDTALEIDILRPDKKRELLYIILQKVADALDELRSSQIEVQQLLEIKNKILYDLWREATIEFFGKFSRVRIGNTIVEIVNVLLPSAGVVQAEILNKIPLVRELFAYLLFQTDLVVDNKNFLAGSFEAKEQAEILLENLLIQIANSVMQPLLNYLADVEDIKHNFYDRKLVSSREIERFRNDLSWKYRLRNYVTEPKAIFESRYELFVFAPRGIAKVSIYAPRTQELRELSGIPLFITLGLEFGDAIAPRLQSLLSFLGSGVVFVLTQIVGRGLGLIVRGILQGIGSVSLLEGKNKKL, encoded by the coding sequence ATGAGCGATCGCCCTTTGAAATTATTGCTAGTTGATCAAGATCCTATCTTCCGACTGGGACTACGGGTGGCTCTAGAAGAATTTCCTCACTTACAAGTAGTATCGGAAGCGGAAACAGATACTGCCGTTTTGCAAACTTTAGCAGCACTTGCCTCACAAGACCCTAGTAGTGTAGATATAGTTATTTTAGAATTGGGCAATAGTCGCTCCATTCAAAGTCAGCAGTTGGGTTTACAACTGTGCCAGCAATTAAAAACCCAATATCCTAACCTACCTATTTTGCTTCTGAGTTTTTTACAAGACCGAGGGTTGCTAATGGCAGCCAAAGCTACTGGTGTGGATGGATACTGCCCTAAAGGCACACCCCTTTCCGAGTTAGTTACTGCCATCCAACAAGTAGCAACGGGTTATTCCTATTGGTATGAGAGTGAACAAAGAGACGCAAAGACGCAAAGACGCGGGGACACGGAGAATGTCTCTGGGTTTGCTTTCACTCAACGCCTTACTAAACTATTGGAAAACTTACGTTCGTCAGGAATTGCTCAGATAGACGCTAATTTAGCAGCAGTAACAGCAAATTTGCAAACTCCCGGACTGACAGTACTAGAACGAGCAGTCTTAGCCGGGCAGCGACGAGAATTGCTCACATCTCGCTGGCTAGTTAATCATTTATTAACTACACCTGATAGAGCACAAATCAGTGAACAGAAGCAATCTAGGCTTTTTGAAGAGTTACCATCTCCTACAAATATTTCCACCAATACCGCGATCGCCCCATCAGACTTAACACAAGCACAAAACGCTCCCTCTCTACTTAGCCCCAGAGCACTGCAAGCCACATTATTTGCATCTTGTATCAATAAACTTCAATATCCTTTGCAAAATGTCACAGATACTGCTTTAGAGATTGATATTTTGCGTCCAGATAAAAAAAGAGAATTACTTTATATAATTTTGCAAAAAGTTGCTGACGCCTTAGATGAGCTGCGTAGTTCTCAAATCGAAGTTCAGCAGTTACTTGAAATTAAAAATAAAATATTGTATGACTTGTGGCGAGAAGCAACAATAGAGTTTTTTGGGAAATTTTCGAGGGTCAGAATAGGTAACACGATTGTAGAAATTGTGAATGTATTACTACCAAGTGCCGGAGTGGTACAAGCAGAAATTCTGAATAAAATTCCACTTGTAAGAGAGTTATTTGCTTATTTGCTTTTTCAAACAGATTTAGTGGTTGACAATAAAAATTTTCTGGCGGGAAGTTTTGAAGCTAAAGAACAAGCAGAAATTTTATTAGAAAATCTATTGATTCAAATAGCGAATAGTGTAATGCAACCGTTACTAAATTATTTAGCAGATGTAGAAGATATTAAGCACAATTTTTATGACCGTAAATTAGTTTCTAGTCGAGAAATTGAGCGCTTTAGAAATGATTTATCTTGGAAATATCGACTAAGAAATTATGTAACAGAACCAAAGGCAATTTTTGAAAGTCGCTATGAACTATTTGTATTTGCTCCACGTGGTATCGCTAAAGTTTCGATTTATGCTCCTCGTACTCAAGAGTTAAGAGAGCTTTCAGGAATTCCTCTGTTCATAACCTTAGGATTAGAATTTGGTGATGCGATCGCACCTCGTTTGCAATCCTTATTATCTTTCTTGGGTAGCGGAGTTGTCTTCGTTCTTACACAGATAGTTGGTCGAGGTTTAGGTTTAATTGTTCGTGGGATTCTGCAAGGTATTGGTAGCGTTTCGCTATTGGAAGGGAAGAATAAAAAGTTATAG
- a CDS encoding Fur family transcriptional regulator, with translation MQKSTISKKPIRSLEDALDQCQVLGMRVSRQRRFILELLWQAKEHLSAREIYDRLNQQGKAIGHTSVYQNLEALSSSGIIECIEHCDGRLYGNISDSHSHINCVDTNQILDVHVTLPEDIIRQVEEQTGVRITDYSINFYGYRDNKPESVQGNA, from the coding sequence ATGCAAAAATCCACAATTTCTAAAAAACCAATTCGTTCTTTGGAAGATGCTCTTGATCAGTGTCAAGTTTTGGGTATGCGCGTTAGTCGCCAGCGTCGTTTTATTCTAGAGTTACTTTGGCAAGCAAAAGAGCACCTTTCTGCCAGAGAAATATATGATCGCCTTAATCAACAAGGTAAAGCGATCGGTCATACATCTGTATATCAAAATCTAGAAGCCTTATCTTCTAGTGGCATCATTGAGTGTATAGAACACTGTGATGGACGTTTATACGGTAATATCAGTGATTCTCACAGTCATATCAACTGTGTAGATACGAATCAAATTTTAGATGTTCATGTCACATTACCGGAAGATATCATCCGTCAAGTAGAAGAACAAACAGGAGTAAGAATTACTGATTACAGTATTAATTTTTACGGCTATCGGGATAATAAACCTGAATCAGTACAGGGAAACGCTTAA
- a CDS encoding CRR6 family NdhI maturation factor: MTITITLNPDSINSLDLSPATTVIEKLLQEGAIASYEQQLRFDIGYALEPSDPRELSEVPELRLWFIRLDTRYPWLPFLLDWKAGELARYAAMLVPHQFTSKEGIQYNPEALEIFLMHKIFILSDWLKQHNIPGKSRLQSMAQLLGYELDDALFEIF, from the coding sequence ATGACAATCACAATCACTCTGAATCCTGATTCAATTAACAGCTTGGATTTATCCCCAGCGACAACAGTAATTGAAAAATTACTCCAAGAAGGGGCGATCGCTTCTTATGAACAACAGTTACGTTTTGATATTGGCTACGCCTTAGAACCAAGCGATCCTCGCGAACTATCAGAGGTTCCAGAATTACGACTATGGTTTATTCGCCTTGATACTCGTTATCCTTGGTTGCCATTTTTGCTTGATTGGAAAGCTGGAGAACTTGCTCGTTACGCTGCGATGCTTGTACCACATCAATTCACGTCTAAGGAAGGTATACAGTACAATCCCGAAGCCTTAGAAATCTTTTTAATGCATAAAATCTTTATTTTGAGCGACTGGTTAAAGCAGCACAATATTCCTGGTAAATCACGTCTTCAATCTATGGCGCAATTACTAGGTTATGAATTAGATGATGCTCTATTTGAGATATTTTAG
- a CDS encoding NAD(P)/FAD-dependent oxidoreductase, with translation MTVDYDVVIIGGTQAGRYAAQMATQFKAKVALIEPKFSYEYIHQYVFSEISKLAQQLSNTAQFGIKALHSDSTEEYQISLTWPDAMLYAQGVASNLEELYSPAILAAQGVDVILGEGEFRSSPDLAFVVGDRLLRARTYLLANGSVPVIPEIEGLQKTGFLNLSQIWQSLNSEAPPQNWVILGGVPQSIQVAQTLARLGCSVTLIVSSPLIIAHADPEIAQLLQAHLEAEGIRILTQTSVTQVRMIENKKWLQAGDKAIETDEIVVATTQHPNVESLNLAAVGVKWYHRRLVVNEKLQTTNHRIYACGDVIGGYDYPHIANYEARIALKNALFFNRYKVNYQCIAWGVISQPILAQVGVTEAQAKRQYHQDEILVLRQYFKTLAVAHIQEEITGICKLVVRQNGEILGASILGAQANEFINIIALAIAQKIKIYQIANLVSIFPSFSEILEQTAQEWDKQKLQSNTLKQEFLEGFFHFRRNWNI, from the coding sequence ATGACTGTTGACTACGATGTTGTAATTATTGGTGGTACTCAGGCTGGGCGTTATGCTGCTCAGATGGCAACCCAATTTAAAGCCAAAGTCGCTTTAATAGAACCAAAATTTAGTTATGAATATATTCATCAGTATGTTTTTAGCGAAATAAGCAAACTTGCCCAGCAGTTAAGCAATACTGCCCAATTTGGAATCAAAGCTTTACACTCAGATTCTACAGAAGAATATCAAATATCTTTAACATGGCCAGATGCAATGCTATATGCTCAGGGCGTCGCCTCTAATTTAGAAGAACTATACTCACCTGCAATTCTAGCTGCCCAAGGTGTTGATGTTATTCTTGGTGAAGGTGAATTTCGATCCTCTCCTGATCTGGCATTTGTTGTTGGCGATCGCCTGCTACGCGCACGTACCTATTTACTAGCCAATGGTTCAGTTCCAGTAATTCCAGAGATTGAAGGATTGCAAAAAACAGGTTTTTTAAACCTATCTCAAATCTGGCAGTCTCTCAATAGTGAGGCACCACCTCAAAATTGGGTTATTCTTGGCGGTGTTCCCCAAAGCATCCAAGTAGCGCAGACTTTAGCACGCTTGGGTTGTAGCGTGACTTTGATAGTTAGTAGTCCTTTAATTATTGCTCATGCTGATCCAGAAATAGCTCAACTCCTGCAAGCGCATTTAGAAGCTGAAGGTATACGCATCCTCACACAAACTTCAGTTACTCAAGTCAGGATGATTGAGAACAAAAAGTGGCTTCAGGCAGGAGATAAGGCAATAGAAACTGATGAAATTGTTGTAGCAACTACACAACACCCAAATGTTGAATCTCTGAATTTGGCAGCAGTGGGTGTAAAGTGGTATCACCGCCGTTTGGTAGTGAATGAAAAGCTGCAAACGACTAATCACCGTATTTATGCTTGTGGTGATGTGATAGGTGGGTATGACTATCCTCACATTGCTAATTATGAAGCGAGAATAGCTCTGAAAAATGCTTTATTTTTTAACAGGTATAAAGTTAACTATCAATGTATTGCTTGGGGAGTAATTTCTCAGCCGATACTAGCGCAGGTTGGTGTAACAGAGGCGCAAGCAAAACGTCAATATCATCAAGATGAAATTTTAGTTTTAAGGCAATATTTCAAAACATTGGCAGTTGCTCATATTCAAGAAGAAATTACAGGTATATGTAAATTAGTTGTTCGACAGAATGGAGAAATTCTCGGTGCTTCGATACTGGGAGCGCAAGCTAATGAATTCATTAATATCATTGCTCTAGCTATTGCCCAAAAAATTAAAATCTATCAAATAGCTAATTTAGTTTCTATTTTTCCTAGTTTCTCAGAAATTTTAGAACAAACGGCACAAGAATGGGACAAGCAAAAATTACAAAGCAATACACTCAAGCAAGAATTTTTGGAAGGTTTCTTTCACTTCCGGCGAAATTGGAATATTTGA